The Actinomycetota bacterium genome has a window encoding:
- a CDS encoding thermonuclease family protein encodes MTNKLNELLTNFKKELSRIKELMTGLVETLKQELFGIKKLYDLVKDIITPHSEESNSDFISAHILRVIDGDSVVVEIEGKNYEVRYIGIDAPEISDLDKPAEFMAEEALEKNKELVSGKIVKLEKDVSETDKYDRLLRYVYIEDVMINAELVRLGYAYAKSYPPDVKYDDLLLKCQREAKENKLGLWSQNQ; translated from the coding sequence TTGACTAATAAATTGAATGAGTTACTAACAAACTTTAAAAAAGAGTTATCCAGAATAAAAGAGTTGATGACTGGGTTAGTAGAAACATTAAAGCAAGAGTTATTTGGAATAAAGAAGTTGTATGATTTGGTGAAAGACATTATTACTCCCCATTCAGAAGAATCTAATTCTGATTTTATTAGTGCTCATATTTTAAGAGTAATTGATGGTGACAGCGTAGTTGTAGAAATTGAAGGAAAGAACTATGAGGTTAGATATATTGGAATAGATGCTCCTGAAATAAGTGATTTAGACAAACCTGCTGAATTTATGGCAGAGGAAGCTTTAGAGAAGAATAAAGAGTTAGTTAGTGGAAAGATTGTTAAGTTAGAAAAAGATGTATCAGAAACTGACAAATATGATAGATTACTTCGTTATGTATATATTGAAGATGTGATGATTAATGCTGAATTAGTCAGACTCGGCTATGCTTATGCAAAATCCTACCCTCCAGATGTAAAATATGATGACCTTTTATTAAAGTGTCAGAGAGAAGCAAAAGAGAATAAG